The Acomys russatus chromosome 11, mAcoRus1.1, whole genome shotgun sequence genome contains the following window.
gaaaaagaaaaaaaaaaaaaattaagatagggtctcatgtagcccaagctggcttcagacCCACTGTGTAGCcaactcctcttcctctcaccccacctcctgagtgccaggaccacaggcatgcgccaccacacataGTGCCAGGACCGAAGCccaggcttcatgcatgctaggcaagcattctggcTAACTGAGCTCTATCCCAGGCCCTGAGCATGGAATCTCACAATGGAAAACTCCAAATCTTCACAGACTAACAGCAACAGTGCGCCTAAGATTTCAACTGTTCCCACAGGTTCATGGATAAAAGCTGCTGGCACTGCTTGCGAGGGCCTAGTGTAAGGAAGATGGGTCttgtggggaagtggggaggtggggggaggggcgaggcTGAGAGGGATGGGACATGTGCTTGAAGGTGAAAGTGAGAAGCTTGCCCTTTGCTCTCTCTGTTACGcagccacagtgggctgagcagcCTCTTCCGCGTGCTCATTCTCTGCTGTGCTTCATCTGTGGAACATCTGACCACGCCCTGAAACCACGAACCAAAAGAGGCCTTTCCTGCCTTTAAGGTCCGTCTCTTGGGGTATTCTGTCAGTGAAGAGATCTTGCAAAGGACTTATGGCTTGCaacacctgtaactacagctccagggacCAGACACCTCTTCTAGCCtctaataaataaagaaataaataaagaaaaaaataaatgtcttaagaAACATaaacataggggctggagagacggcttagtggttaagagcgccgcttgctcttccaaaggtcctgagttcaattcccagcaaccacatggtggcttataaccatctataatgtgatagggcgccctcttctggcttgcaggagtatatgcaagcagagcactgtatacataataataaataaattaattttaaaaaagaaacataaacatataaCACTATGAAGAGAATAAgattaaacttaatttttatgtgtaacaAAATAGCACACTAACTCTCTGCATAAAAATTACCCAAGCCCCCCAAAATTAAAcccagccagacatggtggcacacgcctgtaatcccagagtttgggaggcagaggcaggcggatctctgtgagttcgaggccagcctggtctacaaagtgaatctaggacagtcaagactacacagagaaaccctgtctcaaaggggaaacaaaaattaaacccaAAGGATACTTGTGGGCTGGGAGGTCCACTGCAAAGGTTGTTTGGGATAACTGGAGAACCACAGACTATAATTATAGGGGCCTGTCCTGTAGAAAGAGGTTCTacaaagaaccccccccccaaccctcaatttaagctttcttccttccccacacCCTTGAACCAGGAGGGCTGGCAGCAAATTCAGTAAAGGTGTGTTACAAACACAGTACTGGTTAAGATTTATAGACATACGAATGCTCACTCCCTGGCTTcggtgtgccccccccccctttctgggCATCAGCTGTGGCCAACCAAGAAGGCATTGGGTTAACCCAGAAAGGGCAGTACAGTCTACCCTGAGCCCTGAAAACCCaccagaagccaggtgtggtagccaGTGCTAAAGCTAGCTTCTGGGAGAGAAGACCCCCTGTTCTCGTCCTATGCCAGGCAGCTCTGGGGAAGCAAGGTGAAATCAATAGGAAGCCTGCAGCAGGAGGGGGCAGGCCAACTGGCCCCTCCATCCCGGGCGAGCAAGGGTTGCCTGTATTTGGCATGTAAATATTGGGCCTCCTTCATTTGCCCACTCCAGGTTTCGTCATGCACAAGGGTATCCCAATTATGCAAGAGCTCTTTTGAAATTCATAAaatcggtttttttgttttcaaaaagccTGTAGTGTGTCCAAGAAGACGGATGGCCTGTCATACTGTCAGGCAAATGGCAAGAGGTCATCATTGCCCTGAATGTATTAAGCAAACCCACGACCCCTTTCATCTCAGGAAGGTCAGATAGACTAGACATGACTCACATTTGGTCAACcagtttagaaaaaaatgtgcCCCAAAGAACCAAACAGTGGTCCTCAGCCAGGCAGGTGGGAAAGAATTAGACAAAATGACagttccctttctttcttgaaGACTGAATTAcaaaattagagaaaagaaagacacagtgAGGGAGATGGGAATACAATTTCAGCTATTCATTTAACTCCAATATAGTGCAATTTCTGCCAAAAGTTGTTCTCAGCCTGAGCCAGGCATACATAGCACACACGTCTGTAATGTCAGTAGTTGGGAGGCTAAGGGAAGTGTGCCATCatgatcaaggccagcctggtctacaggttcCAAGCCAGACACTCTAGAGTTCTCTAACCAAGGACCACAAGGgaacagaggttaaaaaaaaggggggggcaggaGAACCTCAGTGGGGAATCTAAGGCCATGTGGGACGCAGGGCTGATGGCATTGTGGGTGTCTGACACTCCTGCCAGAGACAGATGACAGCCTCTGCACACGCTTTGGCCAGGTCCCTAGCCGTCATCATGGGCACATCCTTCAGGTGGCTGGGGTGACTGCTTATGTTTAGTGTCCAGCTAGGTCTGTGAAGCCATCAACCAGGCCTCCTGAGCACCAGGCCATCAAAAGATGAGCTGCATCTCCCTTTTAGTCTGAGCCTCCTATGCCTTTCCCAGAGACACACAGCTAGCTGGTGACAGGTTTCCAACCACAGATGCCAATCTAGGAGCCTTTCCCACCACAGTCCTGCAGCAGTGTGGCAGAGTCAtgctggggcgggggtggaggggggggttAGGACACCAGCAAAGACACTGCAGCAAAGTTCGTGGTGTCTCTGGAAGGAGGAGTGAAGCCTGCCACCCGACAGGGGTGGCTTCTTAAGGGCACAGGAGAACAAACAGAAGCAAGTGTATACTCCCAAGGAAACATAATCTGTGATTATAAATATTTCATGGGCAAAGAAAGTACGAGCtgcgggcatggtggtggcaggggCGACAAATTAGATCTCCCTTTGCAAAGTGATAGGACAGCTGAAAGGACAACAAGGCTGGGGCTATTCTGGGCAGTGTGCTACAAGGGCTTGCCTGCGTCACAGGCACTGGTCACTCGGCTGTGTTGAAACCACAGCTTCCAGTGGTCAGCACGCGGAACATCTTGGGAGGGATGCCTAAGTCCATAAGAGACCGGAGAGGACGGCAAGGATAGTTACTCAGAGGACACTGGTGAGCTTCAACAGCCAGGAGGCAGGTGAGGGGGCACAACAGAGCAGTCAGCACCCTGAAAACACATgacagggcagagggaggggagacccCAACTCCAGCTAAGAGAATGGCCAGAGAGAAGCTGTCAGGTAGCACAGATCAAGAAGCCCTGTCAAGAGCAAAGGTCCAGGCGAAAGCAGGTTTGTGGCAGGCTGAGGATGGGTCACAGCTTTCCTTTGCCTCAAGACAGAGAGGCCtcatgcaccccacccccaccccagccagtcCACCTTCCAGAAGCTGCAGAGACAGCAGGGAATTAAAGCCCAGTAAATCCCAGCTTCCGAGCTACaaacagtgggggtgggggtgggggtgcagggtaAGACGGTAAGGTATTGAAAGCTCTGCCACCGTTGGTCCACCCCAACAGCCCACTATGGCAGCCACACTGCGCCAGTCCTCACAGAGGGCCAGATGAGGAGAGATGGCTATGCTCTCAAAATACCCAGGATCCCTCAAGGCGAACTTAGCTGGAGGACACCTGGGAGCTGGAcacacttgggctggagagacacaaGCTAAGTTTCTGCCTCCTTGGATTCAGAGTGGCAGCCTCCACCCCCCACTCTGAGGCCTGCCCTGAGGTACGCAGGAGAATCAAAATGGCCGCCTGCAGGATCACAGTTGGTAGGGGTGAAGACAAGAGACCCCAGCAACAGTAAAAGTGAGAGATGCTAGCGGGGAGCCTCTGGGTGGGAAGGCAAGAGATCTGGCCTGAGACCCaggtccctcccacccccccgcACAGCCTAGGAAACTGTCCCCAGGACTGTGAGAAGCACTAAGCAGTATGTGCCCATCTGGATGTCTCCACTGCACACAACCACTGTAACTTAGGACCATACCCAGCTGCCATCACTTCTCTCAGATCCTTGGGCCTCTCCAACAGCATTCCAGCTCAGTGTTCTTCACGGGTGGACTCCAGACACAGCTCCAAACTCATCTCTGGCCTTCTCCACCTTATCAGCCCACCGCCAAGCCTACCACTTCAACCATCTGAGCACGCTCCAGTCCATGGTGGCATCTTGCAGACTACCGCAGTTTGTCCTCTTCAAACCCTCCTGCCCATGGGAAAGCCACTCCACCCTCCCTCTGCTTTGTTAAAAACCCACCCTGTGCACCTTGAGGCCCTTGAATAGTGCTCCCTTCACGGAGGGCCATTCCTCCCTGGATCTCAAGTGGCCCAAAAGCTGGTGTTAAAGGCCCTGGTACTTACCCCGAGGCCTATGCACATCTCCTTTCTCCCTAGAAAATTCCTATTCCCTTAAAAGGACACAAGTGCAAGGCTCATTAATTATTCATAGATATAAATACCCAACTGCTAAGTCTAACACATTCCCCGTGGCCAGAAGGTTCCCTCTTGCCCCTTCCCAGttcacaccacacccagctccttaaGTAACCTTATTTGGGCTTCTGTCACAATGCCTATTTAGACTTCAGCGGAGGCCCCGCTTTCTCTGGGAGAGCACTACCATCACTGAAGGTCTAACCCTTCACTCTAAGCCCGTCACAGCAGGGCATTGCACTTGTTAGGGGAATCACTGGGTTCCTGTGGACTCCCTTCTCCTCAGGAGGATGAGAGCTCGAGCCACACCTTTGTTCTCCTGGAGCTTGCACATGCAGTCACAATACAAGAAACAGCCAACTCGGAGCACTTCCTGCTGCCAGGCTTTGGGCATTCACAGGCACTTTTAATCTTCCTATCAATGCCACCAAGTAGGCATCATCATGAGGTGTCATATGGTGGACGCCAAggctcaaaaccaaaccaacttggctgggtgtggtggcgcatgcctttaatcccagcactatggaggcagaggcaagtggatcgttgtgagttcaaggtcagcttggtctacaaagtgaatccaggatagccaatgccACACacagagacgctgtctcaaaaaaccaaaaataaaaaaattaaaaataaaccaacttGCCCAATAGTATGAGGTTGTAATGGGTGGAGCGGAGACTCAGACCCAGGCGGCCTGAGCCCAGAGCCTGTGACTACCACCCTCATTAGCCTCTGTGAGGCCAAGAAGATACTTTAATAAGTAGctatacttttaattaatttttaaatgttttatgagtAGGAGTGTTCTGCCAGCACGTGTAtctgtgcagcacatgcatgcggtctccacagaagccagaaggtggGCAATTGATCcatcagaactggagttacagaagttgTGAGGCcagatgttggtgctgggaacagaacctggttCACGGGAAAAGCAAACcttgcttttaaccactgagccatctctccaaccctactATCTTAAACTAATAACTTTGTGAGTTGCTAAGAGTCTATTAAAGAAACTAAGGGAGCCCTTAATCCCCACGAGGAGATCAACGAGCGAAGCAGAGATAAACAGTTGCTGAGTCACTGCACAGGCCCGAGGCTGCCCGCTGCAGAAGAGAAAGCCCAGGCCATTTCTAGTCTACAGAAGACCACGGCTCAGAAATCATAGgattaaaacatacattaaaacattatggaggcaggtggtggtggtgcacacctttaatctcagcactcaggaggcagaggcaggtggataactgtgagtttgaggccagcctgatctacaaagcgagcccagaacagccaagcctacacagagaaaccctgtctcaaagaaaaaaacaaaaaagaaaaaaccaaacaaaaaaccatttattATGTTCTAGGACACCGTCACCAGTGTGAAAGGAATGGCTGCTCGGTCACACAAAGTTCTGAGCGATGGCCAACACCTTGGAATACTCCCCTTCCCTCTTGCGAAGGCTGGTTGGGATAGGTGTCTTAATTCGAGTTCCCACAGGGTTCCCATTGTCCTCAATGAGGACCACATTGTTGGAGTCAAACTTTGGGGTCATCCGGGAGCCAGGCATGCGATGTCCCACAATGAGGGCTTTCTTCTTCTGCCCCCTGATGGCCAGCAGGATCCGGTCGCCCACCTTGCCCACCCCGCTTTTGTTATAGACGTGGATGCACCGAGGGGGCCGATGGTATGGGGTGTTCCCCAGGGCACTGTTGTCCACCACACGCACCCGAGTCATCTTCTGGATTGCACTGAGGCTCCCAGAGGTGCTagtgggagagaaaaaaatagtttgtgACATAGATCTCTATGGACACAGGGCTCAGATTTCAATAGGGCAGGAAGGTGCACGTCAGCCACACGCAGACACAGATATGTACACACTGAGCAGCATATGACATGGCCGGGGAACCTAAACAGGAAGCCAGGAGTTGTGAAGCTTTAACTAGTTACTTCCTTATAATGGAGGGCTTCTAAGACAGTTTGCTGGCaaatacctgtaatcctagcacttgagaggctgaggaaggaggaacacagacctgagaccagcctgtgctatTCAGTGAGACCCTCTTTCATTAAAACCAAGAGCGTCTACTGGGTATCAAGATCCCAATTTTTCTGCGACAGCAAACGTTACGTGTACTTTGTCTCCAGTCTTTGGTCTAGAGGTTGAGGCAGCCTCACCCCTGCCAACCCTGCAGAACCTGCCTCCCTAGTCCTGCTTCCCGGTTCTGATGAGTCTGGGAACCTGGAGGCTCTCTGTTCTGAGGGAGCCCTGATACAATATGGCAGAAACTGTCAAGGTAACAACTTTTTAGTACCAGCAAAAGGATGTCACTTTGCTTCTTGAGATGGGTCTTCAACATTGCCCAAATCCGTGAGACCAAGCGacgcccctgcctcagcttccagagaaGGGAAAATGGGATGCAGCTTGTAGCACCACTACTCCCGCCTCGCAAGCCACCATGGGATTTCCACTTCCCAACAGTCACTCCTAAGTGTGGTGTCTCTAGCACGATCCCAGGGCCTCCCGGATAGTGACTCCACCTCCAGGCCATGTCTCTCCTTCCTTAGCCTTGACTTCCTACTGCAGAGCTCCCTCCAATGTGTGCCACACAGACTGCAAACTCAGGAGGTCCCATCTGCAAGCCACTCccatcctgctgctgctgctgctgctgggaagaGCTTTTCCAGAATCTCCCTAGGGGCTTGGGCAGGCTGTGCCCACTTCCCTTCTGGGTACCCTTGCCTTCCTCCCTTCACAGCTCTACTCAGACCCGACAAGCACTCACCAaacttctctctgctctgctaCTAAATGCATCATGTTCTTCtcagaaacatgttttaaaatgtattttaggctgggcattgtggcgcatgtctttaatcccagcgctcggaggcagaggcaggtgggtcgttgtgagttggaagccagcctggtctagaaagtgagtccaggatagctagggtgacacagagaaaccctgtctcaaaaacaaaacaaaacaaaacaaaacagccaacaaaatgcatttttacttattttgtgcatgcctgcttgtgtgtacatgtgtgtgggggtcagagaacaatttacaGGAGTTCACTTCTGAGGCCTACCTTGAGACCTGCTGCACTAGAAGCCACCCTCGTTCATCTCTGCAGGAGGCCGTAAAGAAAGAGGGATGTTGGGCCTCAAAGGGCCATCTTGGCTTGGTAAGAAAGCATGTACTGACAAGGACTGTACAAGTTTGTAATTAAAGGTCAATTTTGCTGCTGGGCTTGGGGGTATAAGAATGCAGCcttggggggctagagagatggctcagaggttaagagcactggctgctcttccagaggtcttgagttcaattcccagcaaccacatggtggctcacaaccatttataatgtgatctgatgccctcctctggccttcaggggtacaagcagggagagcaatgtatacataataaataaataaacaaatcttaaaaaaaaaaaaaaaaaaaaaaaaaagaatgcagtcctgtgccaggagtggtggtgcacacctttagtcccagcacttgggaggcagaggcaggcggatctctgtgagtttgaggccagcctggtctacaaagtgagtccaggacagtcagggttacacagagaaaccctgtctcaaaaaaaaaaaaaaaaaaagccgtccTGACTacatgggagactgaggcaggaagatggaaagTTCAAAGTGATGTGGGCTgcagactgagttcaaggccagcttggggaacttggtgagatcttgtctcaaaataaaaagcaaagcagtcagctggtagcacacacctgtaatcctagtgctaaGGAAGGCAAAGTGGAAAGatggctggcctggtctacatggaaACATCCAGGACTGCTACAGCTGTACAGAGAAACTTTACtgtataaagcaaacaaaaacaacaaaacccaaaataaaatataaaaagaaaggctGGAAACTCTGGACTCAGTCCAcagtactggaaaaaaaaatcattcttaaaaatgtttggggtcaggaagatggctcagcagataaaggtgcttgctgccacacccaacaacctgagtttgatccctgagacccacaatgtggagagaaccaactctgacttccacatgtgtaccGTTTCGTGTGCATGCCAAACACGTGCATGCAGACACGTGAATTTTTTAACCTATACGTGTCTTTAAAGCCCTAGGAATGACAGGATCCTTCACGCTAAGGAACTGGCAGGGACTGAAAATGAACAGCTTCCACCACAGGACACTCTGCTCACATCCGTCCTATCCCGCCCCCATGCTGATCAAATCCCATGTCTGGCTGACCCCATGACAGCCCTGTGAGTTTCTGCTCCCATTCCAGCCACCTCAGGATGCAGCCATGGTGGCAGGCTTCCCTAGGGAAACTTAAGAACAAGATGTTAAGTATTACCTGAAGCAGCGCAGGCCGAACGCTCTGCTGACATGGGCGAAGGGGCCCCAGAGGCAGGTAAGGGCAGTCATGGGATCCCAAGACAGCAAACCTGCGGAAAAGGGGGACAGAGCTTGTTTCCTCTGGGGACTGGTGTGGGAGGGGACACTGTGGCACAAGTTCGTTAGTCACTAAATAAGAATCTTACTGTTCGAAAGATCCACGGATGATTAGATTCTAGCTCCCTCCCAGTTCTGCTGAGTCACATTCCCACTCTGGTCAGGCGGGAACAGACCAGCCGTAACAGACAGCAGTGTGAATGCCGAGtgccctctgcttccccaggCAGCAGAAAATGAGTCCTTTGGCATAGCTGAGTTAGCCACTACTTCCCAAGAGTGCTACAAAATGGAATGCCACTTCTTGACACCTGTGTGCCTTCTGAAACCCACGTCAGCACTCTGGAAGAAAGCAGATTAGCCAGGCCTGGCCTGTAATCCACGTTTCATACCTGGCTGCACtggagagtgagttctaggctgacCTGGGTAATATACCAAGATCCTGTACTAAAAAACTATTAAACTGAGTATGgtcgggagtggtggcgcacacctttaatcccagcactcgggaggcagaggcaggcggatccctgtgagttccaggccagtctagtctacaaagtgagtccaggacagccaaggctacatagagaaactttgtctcaaaaaacaaacaaacaaaaccaaaacaacaacaacaacaaaacgaataTGGTGGTTCATACCCGCTATCTCAGCACATGGAAGGCCTAGGCTGGAGGATAAAAAGTTCAAGAGCTATAGTgagctccagcccagcctgggctacatgagacccagtctcaaggaaattattaaagacaaaacaagacatgagactggagagatggctcactgtttAAAGAGCATTagctgttcttattttattttattattattattttttaactttttcaaggcaaggtttctctgtgtagccttggctgtcctggactcactttgtagatcaggctggcctggaactcacagcaatccacctgcctctgcctcctgagtgcttggattaaaggcgtgcgccaccaccggctGGCTGCACTAGCTGtcctcacagaggacctgggttcaattctcaggacccatatggtggttcacaatatctgtaatttcagttccaggggtcAGACATCCCTTCGGGCCtccttgagcaccaggcacacatgtaatgCACCTCCACATATGTAGGTAAATACCAGCAtgcataaagcaaaacaaacacacttttaaagggttgagggaaagaaagggttgagaatatagctcagtggtggtaggaggcttacacacacacagggttcgGTTCCTAGTGCTCAAAGGGAGTGAAAATGTCAATGATCTGAGTAGCTTCCTAAGTGCACATCACCCTTGCCCCAAATGTGAATGCCAGGACACCTGTAGAGCCAAGGTCAGCAAAGTAGGGCCAAAGCCACCCTTGCCAAGGCACTGACCTAAGTCTATATTTGGGTGAGTCTCCCCCACAGCACTGTGGTATGGAAAAACTTCCATGGGCAGGAGACAGAGCCATAGCACCTAGGAGTCAAGAGTCCAGTTCCCTGCAGCATGGTGAGAGAAAGCCTGCCACCGAGCAGGCAGGGATTCCAGCTATAAGCAAGCCAGCTCTTCCACCCGGACACCTGGCTACAGAGGGCACCGCTGGAGAGCCACACAGAGCCAGGCCTGTGCACTGGAGTATTTACACACAGCTTTGCTTAGTGAGGCTTCAAAGCGCCCATAGATAAGACTATTTAATAAAGATGGGGGAAGAATTCACTACTCACTTCCACAGGAATACCAGGGCATTCCATAAATGCCTGTCACTTGGTGCcttgccttaaatcccagcaccccagggtTCTCCTAGGGACACCAGTGAAGTGCTACCCCACTCACTCTACAAAGAGAGAACAACTTGAAACAGATGGCAGCTAACCCAGGCAACCTGAGCAGTGGACGCACAGACCAGCAGACAAGATCATACTATCTCCAAGATCCTGGGCAAGTGTCCCAGCTGCTGGACCCAGGCATGACCTATGCGGAGCGCCACACAGGCAGGGCGCCATGCCTTCcagctcctttcttcttcccgTCTCATTTCACAGATTAGGACACTGAGGTACAGACACTTTTACCGGTCTACACGGAGCCCCACAACTAGCTTCGGCCCCAGGACCTTCCCTCTGCACCCCCCACGCTTTGAGTTGCCgggtccttctatttttcttGCCCCTTTGCTGTAGTGGTTATAACAGGCCACACACTAGGCTGAACACTGTGCACTGCCATCATCTCATTTAGCTCACAAACACTGCTGTGCAGTGTCACTATTACTAACCTcattgctttacacacacacaccacacacacacacatgtgcatgtggccAGAGAATTTAAGTAACTTAACCAAGGTGACAAAGTGAGGAATAACAAGGCTGAAATTTGAACCACAGTAATCCGCTCCCCCCACATACACTTACTCAACCGGGAGTAAACATGGCAaccttaaatattatttttccaaCTATTAacaaactctagttccagagccgagcatggtggcgcacacctttaatcccagcactcggaggcagaggcaggtcaatctctgtatgttcaaggccaacctggtctacaagggaatccaggccagccaggaatacacagagaaactgtcctgaaagcctaaataaataaataaataaataaataaataaataaataaatctctagtTCCATTAAGAATACTGATGTTTGCCAGGTGTGGTACATGctctcaatcccagcactcaggaggcagaggcaggtggatctctataagttcaaggccagcctggcctatatatcgatttccaggatagccagaagaCTATAGATAGACCTCCACCTCAAACATAGGCACCTCACTGCCTGATGAATAACTTGAAATACCAGGTGAGGAGGATTTGCTTCAACCAACCCAAGGGACTATCAAGTGGAGTCCAGTGTCcatgttctgtgtgtctgtgtgttttgacttctctctccctccccgcccccccccctcgcacctgcctgcctgcctccctccctctctccctccctctctctctctctctctctctctctctctctctctctctctctctctctctctctctcgttctctgtgtagccttggctgtcctggaactcactctgtagaccaggctagcttctctgtgtagccttggctgtcctggaactcactctgtagaccaggctagcctccaactcagagatccacgtgcttctccctccctgccggagtgctgggatcgaaggcgtgagccaccactggcCAGCGTGACTTTTTTCATGCACCCAAGCTTCTGATGTCTTAGAGTAGTTCTCAGCCTGTAGGTTGTGACCCCTCTGGGATCAAAGGACTTTTTTCATAGAAGCtgcctaagaccactggaaaatacagatatttatattacgattcataacagaagcaaaattacagttatgaagtagcagtgaaaataattttatggctgggtcACCACAGtacaaggaactgtattagagaGTCACAGCGTTAAGAAGGTTGACAACCATTGTTTT
Protein-coding sequences here:
- the Mrpl14 gene encoding 39S ribosomal protein L14, mitochondrial — encoded protein: MTALTCLWGPFAHVSRAFGLRCFSTSGSLSAIQKMTRVRVVDNSALGNTPYHRPPRCIHVYNKSGVGKVGDRILLAIRGQKKKALIVGHRMPGSRMTPKFDSNNVVLIEDNGNPVGTRIKTPIPTSLRKREGEYSKVLAIAQNFV